From a region of the Castor canadensis chromosome 7, mCasCan1.hap1v2, whole genome shotgun sequence genome:
- the Tnfrsf1b gene encoding tumor necrosis factor receptor superfamily member 1B → MAPAAVWAALTVGLQLWAAVHAVPTQVTSIPYDPKTGSMCQLREYYDKTVQKCCGMCPPGQRVKHFCTKTTDTVCADCEDSTYTQLWNWVSKCLGCGSRCSSNQVETQVCTRERNRVCACRQGWYCMLRKQDGCRLCMPLSRCRPGFGVARLGTVNSDVVCAPCAPGTFSNTTSSTDACSPHRTCDVVAIPGNSSMDAVCMSVSATLHTVSGTAHTPQTVSTRSQPVETTLEPSPALSTSLTFSESSRPPVGGIRVGMGLPIGLIVGVTSLSLLVVGLVYCVFVSQKKKKSSCLQREVKEPHLPAEKEQQHLLTTAPSSSSSSLESSASTGDRRVPPRHQTQAPTTGKDRGSGEAGASSRSSESSPGSHGTQVNVTCIVNVCSSSDHGSQCSSQASTTMGDSDASPSGSSEDEQVPFSKEECPFQSQLETPETLLQSLEEKPVPLGVPEAGMKLS, encoded by the exons GTTACATCGATACCCTATGACCCGAAAACTGGAAGCATGTGCCAGCTGAGAGAGTACTACGACAAGACGGTGCAGAAGTGCTGTGGCATGTGTCCACCTG GCCAGCGTGTGAAACACTTCTGCACCAAGACCACAGACACCGTGTGTGCCGACTGTGAGGACAGCACCTATACCCAGCTCTGGAACTGGGTCTCCAAGTGCCTGGGCTGTGGTTCCCGCTGTAGCTCCA ACCAGGTGGAAACACAAGTTTGCACTCGGGAGCGGAACCGCGTGTGTGCATGCAGGCAGGGCTGGTACTGTATGCTGAGGAAGCAGGATGGCTGCCGGTTGTGCATGCCACTCAGCAGGTGCCGCCCTGGCTTCGGAGTGGCCAGATTAG GAACTGTGAACTCTGATGTGGTGTGTGCCCCGTGTGCTCCTGGAACATtctccaacaccacttcatccaCAGATGCATGCAGCCCCCACCGCAC CTGTGATGTGGTAGCCATTCCAGGCAATTCAAGTATGGATGCGGTCTGCATGTCTGTGTCCGCCACCCTGCACACAGTCTCAGGGACAGCTCACACACCCCAGACAGTGTCCACGAGATCCCAGCCAGTGGAGACAACGTTAGAGCCCAGTCCAGCTCTAAGCACTTCCCTGACATTCTCAGAGAGCTCCAGGCCCCCAGTTGGAGGGATCAGAGTGGGCATGGGTCTTCCCATCG GACTGATTGTGGGAGTGACGTCCCTGAGTCTGCTGGTGGTGGGACTGGTATACTGTGTCTTTGTGAGCCAGAAGAAAA AGAAGTCCTCCTGCCTGCAGAGAGAAGTCAAGGAG cctCACTTGCCTGCCGagaaggagcagcagcacctgctGACCACAGCACCCAGTTCCAGCAGCAGCTCCCTGGAGAGCTCAGCCAGCACCGGGGACAGGAGGGTGCCCCCCAGGCATCAGACACAGGCACCCACCACGGGGAAGGACAGAGGGTCCGGGGAGGCCGGGGCCAGCTCCAGGAGCTCAG AATCCTCCCCTGGCAGCCATGGGACCCAGGTCAATGTCACTTGCATCGTGAATGTCTGTAGCAGCTCTGACCATGGCTCACAGTGCTCCTCCCAAGCCAGTACCACCATGGGGGACTCAGATGCCAGCCCCTCAGGCTCCTCAGAAGATGAGCAGGTCCCCTTCTCCAAGGAGGAGTGCCCCTTTCAGTCACAGTTGGAGACCCCAGAGACTCTGCTGCAGAGCCTGGAAGAGAAGCCCGTGCCCCTTGGTGTACCTGAAGCCGGCATGAAGCTCAGTTAA